One stretch of Eretmochelys imbricata isolate rEreImb1 chromosome 1, rEreImb1.hap1, whole genome shotgun sequence DNA includes these proteins:
- the ARL6 gene encoding ADP-ribosylation factor-like protein 6 isoform X2 translates to MGLFDKLAGWLGLKKKEVHVLCLGLDNSGKTTIINKLKPSNAQTQDIVPTIGFSIEKFKTSSLSFTVFDMSGQGRYRNLWEHYYKEGQAIIFVIDSSDKLRMVVAKEELDTLLTHPDIKHRRIPILFFANKMDLRDAVSSVKVSQLLSLENIKDKPWHIWNTARFW, encoded by the exons ATGGGATTGTTTGATAAGCTAGCAGGATGGCTTGGTCTGAAGAAGAAGGAGGTTCATGTTTTGTGCCTTGGGTTGGACAATAGTGGCAAAACAACTATCATTAATAAACTTAAACCTTCAAAT GCTCAAACTCAAGACATAGTTCCAACAATAGGATTCAGTATAGAAAAATTCAAGACATCCAG tTTGTCTTTCACAGTGTTTGACATGTCAGGTCAAGGCAGATACAGAAACCTGTGGGAACATTACTACAA AGAAGGCCAGGCCATTATTTTTGTCATTGATAGCAGTGATAAATTAAGAATGGTTGTGGCCAAAGAAGAACTTGACACCCTCCTGACTCATCCAG ATATCAAACACCGTAGAATACCTATCTTGTTCTTTGCTAACAAGATGGACCTCAGGGATGCAGTATCATCTGTGAAAGTCTCTCAGTTACTGTCTTTAGAGAACATCAAAGATAAACCATGGCATATCTG Gaacacagccagattttggtga